The following are encoded in a window of Psychrobacter sp. P11F6 genomic DNA:
- the xthA gene encoding exodeoxyribonuclease III: MTRFVSFNINGIRARQHQLEAVREVIDPDVMGLQETKVHDEQFPLENIESLGYHVEYFGQKAHYGVALLSKVAPIFVQKGFPGEDVEAQKRFIHARYEFDGREIDVLNGYFPQGESQDHPTKFPMKRAYYADLMAYIDTLKAEGRSLIIMGDMNIAPEDTDIGIGDVNAKRWLKNRKTSFLPEEREWYAALMSRELTDTYRLHYPESTELYSWFDYRSRGFNDEPKRGLRIDHILCSSDLVEACVDAGISYELRAMEKPSDHAPIWSAFDLKKR; the protein is encoded by the coding sequence ATGACCCGTTTTGTCAGTTTTAATATCAATGGTATTCGCGCTCGTCAACATCAGCTTGAGGCCGTGCGAGAAGTGATCGATCCTGATGTGATGGGTCTACAGGAAACCAAAGTACATGATGAGCAATTCCCCCTAGAGAACATAGAGAGTCTGGGCTATCACGTAGAGTACTTTGGTCAAAAAGCCCATTATGGTGTGGCGCTACTATCCAAGGTTGCACCTATATTTGTGCAAAAGGGTTTTCCTGGTGAAGATGTCGAGGCACAGAAGCGTTTTATTCATGCCCGTTATGAATTTGACGGTCGTGAAATTGATGTGCTCAATGGTTATTTTCCACAAGGAGAGAGCCAAGACCATCCGACCAAATTCCCGATGAAGCGGGCTTATTATGCAGATTTGATGGCATATATCGATACCCTAAAAGCAGAAGGTCGCTCGCTCATAATCATGGGTGATATGAATATTGCCCCAGAAGATACTGATATTGGCATCGGCGACGTCAATGCTAAGCGCTGGTTGAAAAATAGAAAGACCTCATTTTTACCAGAAGAACGTGAGTGGTATGCGGCGCTGATGTCACGCGAGCTGACAGATACCTATCGCTTACATTATCCAGAAAGCACAGAGCTATATAGCTGGTTTGATTATCGCAGTCGTGGGTTCAATGATGAGCCGAAACGTGGCTTGCGTATCGATCATATTTTGTGCAGCTCGGATCTTGTTGAAGCCTGTGTTGATGCTGGGATTAGTTATGAGCTACGGGCGATGGAAAAACCGTCTGATCATGCGCCAATTTGGTCGGCATTTGATTTAAAAAAACGGTAA
- a CDS encoding DUF4377 domain-containing protein, producing MKKLVLAAVMTAFALSGCSTMGMDNERTMVVDGQPMNVKVVNIPSFEIEVAPLKAVCELSTAEGTKVEAECLQYRQTYQKNYTPLNGNIQGFTYEPNYRYVLDVRQEVMMDENTNMAKPVWILNEVVSKTAE from the coding sequence ATGAAAAAATTAGTACTTGCAGCAGTAATGACCGCCTTTGCCCTGTCAGGTTGCTCTACCATGGGTATGGATAACGAACGTACGATGGTTGTCGATGGGCAACCTATGAATGTTAAAGTGGTTAACATTCCAAGTTTTGAGATAGAAGTAGCACCACTGAAAGCTGTCTGTGAGCTGTCAACAGCTGAGGGTACTAAAGTTGAAGCAGAATGCCTACAGTATCGTCAGACTTATCAAAAAAACTACACACCTTTAAACGGCAATATTCAGGGCTTTACTTATGAGCCAAACTATCGTTATGTTCTAGACGTTCGCCAAGAAGTCATGATGGATGAAAATACTAACATGGCTAAGCCAGTTTGGATTCTAAACGAAGTGGTTTCAAAAACAGCTGAGTAA
- a CDS encoding L-serine ammonia-lyase, whose amino-acid sequence MISVFDLFKIGIGPSSSHTVGPMVAANLFLGSLTKQTELTAITGVEIELYGSLAATGKGHATDTAILLGLLGHAPSTIDTRLTSQYLSPIFSDKQLNIAGTHVIAFETERDIHWYDETVLPYHPNALTIRALLTDGSHYQQTYYSVGGGFVINEEDATNPDEDNATPTIDAIPYPFNSAAELLEQCRQHHLNVSELVLANECHYRNQSEVFAYLDSIWESMQDCVTRGCQNSGILPGGLDVKRRAQALHLQLCAEKNQPITKNDKLAAMDWIDLYALAVNEENANGGNVVTAPTNGAAGIIPAVMHYYRDFLSSYSQDGARKFLLNATAIGSLIKQNASISGAEVGCQGEVGSACAMAASALAEILGGDPAKCLNAAEIGIEHNLGLTCDPVGGLVQVPCIERNAMGAVKAVNAARLACRGNGQHFVSLDKVIETMKVTGADMLDKYKETSRGGLAVYADNRIPTATHGVSVKYSQC is encoded by the coding sequence ATGATTAGTGTTTTTGATTTATTTAAAATTGGTATTGGCCCATCAAGCTCACACACGGTAGGACCCATGGTCGCCGCCAATCTTTTTTTGGGCTCATTAACCAAGCAAACAGAGCTGACGGCTATTACAGGCGTTGAAATTGAGCTTTATGGCTCTTTGGCAGCCACAGGCAAAGGGCATGCAACCGATACTGCTATATTGTTAGGGCTGCTTGGGCATGCTCCTAGTACGATCGATACCCGTTTGACCAGTCAATATTTGTCACCGATTTTTTCGGACAAACAGCTCAATATAGCAGGCACGCATGTTATTGCCTTTGAGACAGAGCGCGATATTCATTGGTATGACGAAACTGTTTTGCCCTACCATCCTAATGCCTTGACTATCCGTGCATTATTGACCGACGGCAGTCATTATCAACAAACCTATTATTCGGTAGGTGGCGGCTTTGTTATCAATGAAGAAGATGCCACCAATCCGGATGAAGATAACGCCACGCCGACCATTGACGCCATTCCGTACCCCTTTAACAGCGCCGCAGAATTGCTGGAGCAATGTCGTCAACACCACTTAAACGTGAGTGAATTGGTGCTAGCGAATGAATGTCATTACCGCAATCAATCAGAAGTTTTTGCTTACTTAGACTCTATTTGGGAGTCAATGCAGGACTGCGTGACACGAGGCTGTCAAAACAGTGGCATATTGCCTGGTGGCTTGGATGTAAAACGCCGTGCCCAAGCATTACATCTACAGCTGTGCGCCGAGAAAAACCAACCCATTACCAAAAATGACAAACTCGCTGCCATGGACTGGATTGATTTATATGCCTTGGCGGTCAATGAAGAAAATGCCAATGGCGGAAATGTCGTCACTGCCCCCACCAACGGTGCAGCAGGTATTATTCCTGCGGTGATGCATTATTATCGCGACTTTTTATCAAGCTATAGCCAAGATGGTGCACGCAAGTTTTTGTTAAATGCGACCGCTATTGGCAGCTTAATCAAACAAAATGCCTCCATCTCTGGTGCTGAAGTTGGTTGCCAAGGTGAAGTTGGTTCTGCTTGTGCCATGGCAGCTTCTGCATTGGCAGAAATCTTAGGCGGTGATCCAGCTAAATGCCTTAACGCGGCCGAAATTGGTATCGAACATAACTTAGGTCTGACATGCGACCCTGTAGGCGGTCTAGTGCAAGTGCCTTGTATCGAGCGCAATGCCATGGGCGCAGTTAAAGCTGTCAATGCGGCGCGACTTGCTTGCCGTGGTAATGGACAGCACTTTGTCTCTTTAGATAAAGTGATTGAAACCATGAAAGTCACTGGTGCGGATATGCTAGATAAATACAAAGAAACCTCACGAGGCGGTCTTGCCGTTTATGCAGACAATCGCATCCCTACTGCCACTCATGGCGTCAGTGTAAAATATAGTCAGTGCTAA
- the argJ gene encoding bifunctional glutamate N-acetyltransferase/amino-acid acetyltransferase ArgJ: protein MAVGNVAVPDIIYPIEGIKLSATAAGVRYKDRDDLVVIEIADTATTAVVTTKNTFCAAPVRVLREHFAKASPRYLVTNTGNANAGTGADGKRRAVDICAALASKAGVDSNAILPFSTGVIGEPLNSDAIIAGLDNALANLGADNWLAAANGIRTTDTIPKLASQKIDVAGVSYHVTGMSKGSGMIRPNMATMLGYVATDANIAADLLQEMLSAINEQSFNRITVDGDTSTNDCCVLIATGAASSDIIDSQEHPHYQAIFAALTEVFVRLAQLIVRDGEGATKFMTVNVTGGKTTQECCDVAYAVAHSPLVKTAFFASDANWGRILAAVGYAGIEDLDTEQVDVYLDEVMICQNGGVAPSYTEEAGKAVMSRPEITIHIDLVRGDASDTVYTCDLSYDYVKINADYRS from the coding sequence ATGGCAGTCGGAAATGTTGCAGTACCTGATATTATTTATCCTATCGAAGGAATCAAGCTAAGCGCCACTGCCGCAGGCGTACGCTATAAAGACCGAGATGATTTAGTAGTGATTGAGATCGCTGATACCGCGACCACTGCGGTTGTGACCACCAAAAACACCTTTTGTGCAGCACCTGTACGGGTGTTGCGTGAGCATTTTGCCAAGGCCAGTCCGCGTTATTTGGTCACTAACACAGGTAATGCTAATGCTGGGACGGGTGCTGATGGCAAACGTCGCGCCGTTGATATTTGTGCAGCCCTAGCGAGTAAGGCTGGCGTGGATAGTAATGCAATATTGCCATTCTCGACGGGTGTCATTGGTGAGCCATTAAATAGCGATGCGATCATCGCAGGCTTAGATAATGCACTTGCCAATTTGGGGGCTGATAATTGGCTTGCCGCGGCGAATGGTATTCGCACCACAGATACGATTCCGAAGCTCGCTAGCCAAAAAATCGACGTGGCGGGTGTTAGCTATCATGTGACAGGTATGTCGAAAGGCTCAGGTATGATACGCCCTAATATGGCAACTATGCTGGGTTATGTGGCGACCGATGCTAATATCGCTGCTGACCTATTACAGGAGATGCTAAGTGCCATCAACGAACAATCTTTTAACCGCATCACTGTTGATGGCGACACTTCAACCAATGATTGCTGTGTGTTGATCGCCACAGGTGCTGCCAGCTCAGATATCATTGACAGCCAAGAGCATCCGCATTATCAGGCTATATTTGCGGCTTTGACCGAGGTATTTGTCCGTCTGGCGCAATTAATCGTACGTGATGGCGAGGGTGCTACCAAGTTTATGACTGTCAACGTCACTGGTGGTAAGACGACGCAAGAGTGCTGCGATGTGGCATATGCGGTCGCGCATTCACCGTTGGTCAAAACCGCGTTCTTCGCTAGCGATGCCAATTGGGGTCGTATCTTAGCAGCAGTGGGTTATGCGGGTATCGAAGACTTGGATACGGAACAGGTGGATGTCTATCTAGACGAAGTCATGATTTGCCAGAATGGTGGCGTCGCGCCTAGCTATACAGAAGAAGCGGGCAAAGCAGTCATGAGTCGCCCCGAGATTACCATTCATATTGACCTTGTTCGCGGCGATGCTAGCGATACGGTTTATACTTGTGATTTGTCCTATGACTACGTCAAGATTAATGCCGATTACCGTAGCTAA
- a CDS encoding solute carrier family 23 protein gives MPSQKDPSSPLENSAQAPSAEPGLEAAAISPPYNLDFENGRWFPTWRPYQGDLDRDPVGINEYLPPSKSVLLGVQHTFAMFGATVLAPLLMGFDPNLAILMSGICTVMFFLITGGRMPSYLGSSFAFIGPVIAVTAYAGAGFNGNLNVALGGIMACGIIYALIGLLVMKTGTGWIERLMPPIVTGAIVMIIGLNLAPVTIQGVSANQFDAWMATLTVLLISGVAVFTRGMLRRLLLLVGLILSYFAYFIMTNVMGFGTAIDFSGVAAASWFGLPSIHTPRFEMSAIILIAPVAFILVAENLGHFKAVEGMTKARVTPYMGRAFFADGLATTFSAGFGGTGVTTYAENIGVMAVTKVYSTTIFVVAGVVAILLGLSPKFGAIIQTIPAALLGGASIVVFGLIAIAGVKIWIDSRIDFSKNSNLIIAAVTVIMGTGNFSLHLGGFDLGGIGTATLAAIVLNALFNQGSEAKATHQSLAK, from the coding sequence ATGCCCTCTCAAAAAGACCCTTCCTCGCCTTTAGAAAACAGCGCTCAAGCACCATCTGCTGAACCTGGATTAGAGGCTGCGGCGATCAGTCCTCCGTACAATCTAGACTTTGAAAATGGACGCTGGTTTCCGACATGGCGTCCTTATCAAGGCGATTTAGATCGTGATCCAGTCGGTATCAATGAATATTTGCCACCGTCAAAAAGCGTGCTATTAGGTGTACAGCATACTTTTGCGATGTTTGGTGCGACCGTGCTTGCGCCGCTGTTAATGGGCTTTGATCCCAACTTAGCCATTTTGATGTCAGGTATCTGTACGGTGATGTTTTTTCTGATCACTGGTGGGCGCATGCCGAGCTATTTGGGCTCAAGTTTTGCTTTCATTGGTCCCGTTATCGCTGTGACAGCTTATGCAGGCGCAGGGTTCAATGGTAATTTGAATGTCGCTTTGGGCGGCATCATGGCTTGCGGTATCATTTATGCGTTAATTGGGCTGCTGGTGATGAAAACGGGTACTGGCTGGATTGAGCGTTTGATGCCGCCTATCGTTACTGGTGCTATTGTGATGATTATTGGTCTCAACTTAGCGCCAGTGACCATTCAAGGAGTGTCTGCCAATCAGTTTGATGCTTGGATGGCTACCTTGACCGTATTACTTATCAGTGGTGTGGCTGTCTTTACACGTGGTATGCTGCGTCGTCTGCTATTACTGGTTGGTTTAATATTATCCTATTTTGCCTATTTTATCATGACCAACGTCATGGGTTTTGGTACGGCGATTGACTTTAGTGGTGTGGCAGCTGCTTCGTGGTTTGGCTTACCTAGTATCCATACGCCTCGCTTTGAGATGAGTGCTATTATTCTGATTGCGCCTGTGGCCTTTATTTTGGTGGCTGAAAACTTAGGGCATTTTAAGGCTGTCGAAGGTATGACCAAAGCTCGTGTAACGCCTTATATGGGTCGAGCATTTTTTGCTGATGGTTTGGCAACCACTTTTTCAGCAGGATTTGGCGGTACTGGTGTGACGACTTATGCTGAAAACATCGGTGTGATGGCGGTGACTAAGGTATATAGCACAACAATATTTGTCGTGGCAGGTGTGGTGGCTATTTTATTGGGACTATCACCAAAATTTGGTGCCATCATTCAGACGATACCAGCCGCTTTATTGGGCGGTGCGTCCATTGTGGTGTTTGGTTTGATTGCTATTGCAGGCGTCAAAATTTGGATAGACAGTCGTATCGACTTTAGCAAAAACAGTAACCTAATCATCGCGGCCGTGACCGTTATTATGGGTACGGGTAACTTTAGTTTGCATTTAGGCGGATTTGATTTGGGCGGTATCGGTACGGCGACTTTGGCAGCGATTGTCTTAAATGCGTTATTTAATCAAGGATCTGAAGCGAAAGCCACTCATCAATCATTGGCTAAGTAA
- a CDS encoding DMT family transporter, giving the protein MAIASSRSASTGLVIGCIIFGLGSLIVAHVDIGGWAMAFWRLAISGVVFAVLAKIMGQRLPRSRRAIFYGLLSGVFLGLDLALWHESIYAVGPGISTLLNSLQIFFLAAIGFLYFNERQSILQLISLFLAMFGVAMIGSPEFAHNSAATWGFITGIVSGAMLAASMTFIRKTHDTEPTPIFMLMQLISIGGVLAMIIPMFVFDMGHILPNTWSEIGWVLIYGTVMQCLAWGLIAYSIPKLSLALTGLLLLSEPIAALVIDYSWLDKPINSLQWSGALLTMFAIYLGSLKPKPRALRRYRFFSKFYKRDYK; this is encoded by the coding sequence ATGGCGATTGCTTCTTCACGCTCTGCCTCTACTGGGTTGGTCATTGGTTGTATTATCTTTGGTTTAGGTAGTTTGATTGTCGCTCACGTTGATATTGGCGGTTGGGCAATGGCATTTTGGCGCTTGGCTATTTCAGGTGTCGTATTCGCTGTATTGGCCAAAATCATGGGACAGCGTCTACCCCGCTCAAGGCGCGCTATTTTTTATGGTTTATTATCAGGTGTCTTTTTAGGCTTAGATCTGGCGCTCTGGCACGAGAGTATTTATGCGGTCGGCCCTGGTATCTCGACTTTACTGAATAGCCTACAGATTTTCTTTTTAGCCGCCATTGGGTTCTTATATTTTAACGAACGCCAATCTATATTGCAGCTCATCAGTTTATTTTTAGCCATGTTTGGTGTGGCCATGATAGGCAGTCCTGAGTTTGCGCATAACAGCGCCGCCACTTGGGGGTTCATCACTGGTATCGTTTCAGGGGCAATGCTAGCAGCATCGATGACTTTTATCCGTAAGACCCATGATACTGAACCCACACCCATATTTATGCTGATGCAGCTGATTAGTATCGGTGGTGTATTGGCGATGATTATTCCTATGTTTGTGTTTGATATGGGTCATATTTTGCCAAATACTTGGTCTGAGATTGGCTGGGTGCTCATCTACGGTACGGTGATGCAATGCTTGGCGTGGGGGCTAATTGCCTATTCCATTCCTAAGCTGTCTTTGGCGTTAACTGGATTATTATTATTATCAGAACCCATTGCCGCATTGGTCATTGATTATAGCTGGCTGGACAAACCAATTAATAGCTTACAGTGGAGCGGTGCTCTGTTGACCATGTTTGCAATCTATTTGGGTTCACTGAAACCTAAGCCGCGCGCCCTACGACGTTATCGGTTTTTCTCAAAATTTTATAAGCGAGACTACAAGTAG